In Pectobacterium aroidearum, the following are encoded in one genomic region:
- a CDS encoding TIGR03751 family conjugal transfer lipoprotein — MNIKAQCAIASLFFAVTLSGCSTSKEQMLPPGDSTMLELWNGGASTTQARHEGRTTLRRTLTDTDQVNVLREAENYSRTQENEIQQTFPRLPNPDLVMYVYPHLSKGNTPVPGYSTVFPFYSQVQYALPGERTEAF; from the coding sequence ATGAATATTAAAGCTCAATGCGCGATAGCCTCGCTTTTTTTCGCCGTAACACTTTCAGGATGCAGTACCAGCAAAGAGCAGATGCTGCCTCCGGGCGACAGCACCATGCTCGAGTTGTGGAATGGTGGGGCGTCAACGACTCAAGCCAGGCATGAAGGGCGCACTACTCTGCGGCGCACCCTGACGGATACTGACCAGGTCAATGTGCTGCGGGAGGCGGAAAACTATAGCCGCACTCAGGAGAATGAGATCCAGCAGACGTTTCCTCGTTTGCCGAATCCTGACCTGGTGATGTATGTCTATCCCCATCTCAGTAAGGGTAATACTCCGGTGCCGGGGTATAGCACGGTATTCCCGTTCTACAGCCAGGTGCAATATGCCCTGCCGGGTGAACGGACGGAGGCATTTTAA
- a CDS encoding TIGR03752 family integrating conjugative element protein, which produces MKMQSNMLVKLAVPLTLLVTVFIGLKACSPDKAQQQPDTAAKNDATLNDVTPEQLRALGIEGDTPQDTLRTLIGRLNTVTTKQDRLDAENKALAEENKRLKQTNQNVDERIGQAIANAKTEESSEKSQLKSQVQSLSSTVSDLVQQLKEVGTPGSTSSASSGSHVGPGSDIPIGLGLDGGFTEQGTSSGSSGTDGFRWIEPIDAVAVDASGKPVAEGSSNRAAGFTFATSFLEENPVTRQQAELARQAGNGQTLSGNNASEGPVEPVYTLPENSTLIGSRAMTALLGRVPVDGKVTDPYPFKILIGKDNLTANGIDLPDVQGAIVSGTATGDWTLSCVRGSVSSITFVFSDGTVRTLPRPSGQTEGNNSQNSNNGGSIGWISDENGIPCLSGERKSNASTYLPTLFALSASSAAGESLAQNQNTTQGNGFGGVTSSLTGDAGQAVMGKAISGGMQETVDWVKARYGQTFDAVYVPPGMKVAVHITRQLAIDYEEKGRKVKYDFNLGQSGTGMD; this is translated from the coding sequence ATGAAAATGCAGTCAAATATGCTCGTTAAACTGGCAGTACCGCTAACGTTGCTGGTGACGGTTTTTATTGGTTTGAAGGCATGTTCTCCCGACAAGGCGCAACAACAGCCAGATACTGCGGCAAAAAATGATGCCACCCTGAACGATGTCACTCCTGAGCAGTTAAGGGCGCTGGGGATTGAAGGGGACACGCCTCAGGATACGCTACGTACGTTGATTGGTCGTCTGAATACGGTCACAACCAAGCAAGATCGGCTGGATGCTGAAAATAAGGCGCTGGCTGAGGAAAATAAGCGTCTGAAGCAGACCAATCAAAATGTGGATGAACGTATTGGTCAGGCGATTGCGAATGCAAAAACAGAAGAGAGTAGTGAGAAAAGCCAACTGAAATCTCAGGTGCAATCGTTAAGCTCTACTGTCAGCGATCTCGTGCAACAACTTAAAGAGGTCGGAACGCCAGGCTCGACGTCTTCAGCGTCTTCCGGCAGTCATGTCGGACCGGGGAGTGATATCCCGATAGGGTTGGGGTTGGATGGCGGTTTTACCGAACAAGGAACGTCGTCTGGATCGTCTGGTACTGATGGATTTCGATGGATTGAACCGATAGATGCTGTTGCGGTGGATGCCAGTGGTAAACCCGTGGCAGAGGGAAGCAGTAACAGAGCGGCGGGGTTTACCTTTGCTACTTCTTTTCTGGAAGAAAATCCGGTCACTCGGCAGCAAGCCGAACTGGCCAGACAAGCAGGGAATGGACAAACGTTAAGTGGAAATAATGCCTCTGAAGGCCCTGTTGAGCCCGTCTATACCTTGCCCGAAAATTCAACGTTGATTGGCAGTCGTGCCATGACGGCCCTGTTGGGGCGAGTGCCTGTCGATGGGAAAGTGACAGATCCGTATCCATTCAAAATTCTCATTGGCAAAGACAATCTGACCGCAAACGGGATCGATCTGCCTGATGTCCAGGGGGCAATTGTGTCCGGTACGGCGACAGGGGACTGGACGTTGTCATGTGTCCGCGGTTCGGTATCCAGTATCACGTTCGTCTTTAGCGACGGAACGGTGCGTACGTTACCGCGGCCATCTGGTCAGACGGAAGGTAACAACAGCCAGAACAGTAATAACGGGGGAAGTATTGGCTGGATTTCGGATGAAAACGGTATTCCGTGTCTTTCCGGTGAACGTAAATCTAACGCATCGACCTATCTACCTACACTATTTGCTCTATCGGCAAGTTCTGCGGCGGGTGAGTCATTGGCACAGAATCAAAATACCACACAAGGGAATGGGTTTGGCGGTGTGACGTCTTCACTGACCGGTGATGCCGGACAGGCCGTAATGGGGAAGGCGATTTCAGGCGGGATGCAGGAAACCGTTGACTGGGTTAAGGCGCGTTATGGCCAGACGTTTGATGCTGTTTATGTCCCCCCGGGCATGAAAGTCGCGGTTCATATTACCCGTCAGCTGGCGATCGACTATGAAGAGAAAGGGCGGAAAGTGAAATATGACTTCAATCTTGGCCAATCTGGCACTGGGATGGATTAA
- a CDS encoding TIGR03749 family integrating conjugative element protein, whose translation MKLKALLAICVSLLSLPISALELMKWERIPLQIPLNVGQERIVFVDKNVRVGFPPSLSGKLRVQSSGGSVYLSASEPFSSTRLQLQDVENGEVILLDISAVEGKSVREPVQVVYAGEVSSVSTNDNAKVSGSSNKASHPSSSRESADKAERHSPVSSVPVPVLLTRYAAQSLYAPLRTVESVPGIGTVSLKLPSPITTLFPSEPVVAVPLAGWRLNNFSVIALQIRNTSSGKVILDPRRLQGRFVSATFQHRWLGNAGTPEDTTVAYLVIDGQPESAFLPEPVLPAKPVKSTSRGVTK comes from the coding sequence GTGAAGCTGAAGGCCTTATTGGCGATATGCGTATCTCTCTTGTCATTACCTATCAGCGCACTGGAACTCATGAAGTGGGAGCGTATCCCACTCCAAATTCCTCTGAATGTAGGGCAAGAACGTATTGTTTTTGTCGACAAAAACGTACGAGTTGGATTCCCCCCGTCACTGAGCGGAAAACTGAGGGTCCAGAGTAGCGGAGGATCGGTTTATCTCAGCGCCAGCGAGCCTTTTTCTTCTACACGCCTGCAATTGCAGGATGTTGAGAACGGTGAGGTGATCCTCCTGGATATTAGCGCTGTAGAAGGGAAGAGCGTTCGTGAGCCTGTGCAGGTCGTTTATGCCGGGGAGGTCTCTTCTGTCTCTACCAATGATAATGCAAAGGTTAGCGGCAGTAGTAACAAAGCAAGCCATCCATCTTCCTCCCGTGAGTCAGCAGATAAGGCTGAACGGCATTCTCCCGTTTCTTCTGTCCCCGTTCCTGTCCTGTTGACGCGCTATGCAGCACAAAGTTTGTATGCGCCATTGCGCACCGTTGAGTCAGTCCCTGGGATTGGGACTGTATCCCTTAAGCTACCGAGCCCGATAACAACATTATTTCCTTCTGAGCCGGTCGTGGCTGTGCCATTGGCGGGATGGCGACTGAATAATTTTAGTGTTATCGCATTGCAAATACGCAATACCTCATCCGGTAAGGTGATCTTGGATCCTCGCAGGCTACAGGGAAGATTTGTCAGCGCGACGTTTCAGCACCGTTGGCTGGGGAATGCCGGAACGCCGGAGGATACGACCGTCGCCTATCTGGTCATTGATGGTCAACCGGAAAGCGCATTTCTGCCAGAACCTGTGCTACCTGCCAAACCGGTTAAATCAACATCCAGGGGCGTGACAAAATGA
- a CDS encoding PFL_4703 family integrating conjugative element protein translates to MSRFRNAVSARDNHIFTLRAIVVGLFLLLIFTASGWMMAPSKLTIHNPPDLRSGSTREWWRVPPSTVYSFAFYIFQQLNAWPKNGEVDYPAKIAQLSPYLTPACQDFLNKDARFRTDNSELRDRVRVVYEIPKRGYSSKSVDVLSDDDWIARLDLVADEYYHTEPVKRAMVRYPLRVIRWEGDPERNQFGLALDCYASTPQRLEAMPVAAPEKKSGVFQ, encoded by the coding sequence ATGAGCCGCTTTCGTAATGCTGTCAGTGCTCGCGACAATCATATTTTTACCTTGCGGGCCATCGTTGTTGGCCTGTTTTTATTGCTGATTTTCACTGCTTCGGGCTGGATGATGGCGCCAAGTAAACTGACGATCCACAATCCTCCAGACCTACGTTCTGGTAGCACGCGCGAGTGGTGGCGAGTTCCACCCTCAACGGTATACAGTTTTGCCTTCTATATTTTTCAGCAACTCAATGCCTGGCCAAAAAACGGTGAAGTGGATTATCCCGCGAAAATCGCGCAGTTAAGTCCTTATCTGACACCTGCATGCCAGGACTTCCTGAACAAAGATGCTCGATTTCGCACTGACAATAGCGAGCTGCGTGATCGCGTTCGTGTTGTGTATGAGATCCCCAAACGCGGTTATAGCAGTAAAAGCGTCGATGTTTTGTCTGATGATGACTGGATTGCCCGTCTGGATTTGGTCGCTGACGAGTATTACCACACTGAACCCGTAAAACGGGCAATGGTGCGTTATCCATTGCGGGTCATCCGCTGGGAAGGTGATCCAGAACGCAACCAATTTGGGTTGGCTCTCGATTGCTATGCCAGCACGCCTCAACGACTGGAAGCGATGCCGGTTGCTGCTCCTGAGAAAAAATCGGGGGTATTCCAGTGA
- a CDS encoding TIGR03750 family conjugal transfer protein — MAVIEFLPDRLNVAPMVYRGFTTGELGLAAGLGVALGIPLAFPLAFVPFIGWIAFPTCMLITPLFVVFLGGKWISSFKRGKPENYLWRRLDELKATWGMSRGLILISRSWELKRTRSVFQRSRS, encoded by the coding sequence ATGGCCGTGATTGAGTTTCTCCCCGATCGTTTGAATGTTGCTCCTATGGTTTATCGTGGATTCACTACAGGTGAGCTAGGACTGGCTGCGGGGTTAGGGGTTGCACTGGGAATACCGTTGGCATTTCCACTGGCATTTGTCCCTTTTATTGGTTGGATTGCTTTTCCTACCTGCATGCTGATAACCCCGTTATTTGTGGTGTTTCTTGGTGGTAAATGGATCAGTTCATTTAAACGAGGGAAACCCGAAAATTATCTTTGGCGGCGGTTGGATGAGCTTAAAGCAACATGGGGCATGAGTCGCGGCCTGATCCTGATTTCCCGCTCATGGGAGTTGAAACGTACTCGCTCCGTTTTTCAGAGGAGTAGATCATGA
- a CDS encoding TIGR03745 family integrating conjugative element membrane protein, which produces MKIVSMMRRATERLTTLAVLGGLYSGQVLADLPPIEAPSSGSGGGLFGTLKGYIKDGVSLTGLVIAAIAFLIVAKIAISAFHDVRGGKADWGTFVAFIIVGVLLLVAVIWLATKALDIL; this is translated from the coding sequence ATGAAAATAGTCTCAATGATGCGTCGTGCCACAGAACGTCTGACAACGTTGGCTGTACTAGGAGGACTCTATTCAGGTCAGGTGCTGGCAGATTTGCCGCCTATTGAAGCACCATCAAGTGGAAGCGGAGGCGGTTTATTCGGCACTCTGAAGGGGTATATCAAAGATGGGGTATCTCTTACTGGGCTTGTTATTGCTGCAATCGCGTTTCTGATCGTTGCCAAGATCGCTATATCTGCGTTTCATGATGTCAGAGGGGGTAAGGCTGACTGGGGGACCTTTGTTGCGTTTATCATTGTCGGGGTGTTACTGCTGGTTGCTGTTATCTGGTTAGCCACTAAGGCGCTGGACATTCTGTAA
- a CDS encoding TIGR03758 family integrating conjugative element protein yields MNAAQKAAWSAASGNTDPSVLNLLILGLLFSILFLFATWALVTAYKGWTSRTIDAESAGSFTLRLVLLLVISIFLFAS; encoded by the coding sequence ATGAATGCTGCACAGAAGGCCGCCTGGAGCGCAGCATCGGGTAATACCGATCCCTCAGTACTCAATCTGCTGATCCTCGGTCTTCTCTTCTCCATCTTATTTCTGTTTGCAACTTGGGCATTAGTTACGGCTTACAAGGGTTGGACCTCAAGAACTATTGATGCTGAATCAGCGGGTTCATTTACGCTCCGGCTCGTTCTGCTTCTGGTTATCTCCATTTTTCTCTTCGCTAGCTGA
- a CDS encoding RAQPRD family integrative conjugative element protein, protein MCRFIGLSVLLASVCVVQAHASEKDELALVMRQLDQVQAGLDRARVVANQNSQDARFYFDYSSASRDISAMRKGIEQYLEPSRAQPSVPLSVSGQYRQERGQ, encoded by the coding sequence ATGTGCCGATTTATTGGGCTGAGTGTACTGCTGGCTTCGGTTTGCGTAGTTCAGGCCCATGCTTCCGAAAAAGACGAACTTGCACTGGTTATGCGTCAACTTGATCAGGTTCAGGCTGGATTAGATCGTGCCCGGGTGGTTGCCAATCAGAATAGCCAGGATGCACGCTTTTATTTTGATTACAGCAGTGCTTCCCGAGACATATCCGCTATGCGGAAGGGTATTGAGCAATACCTTGAGCCCTCTCGTGCCCAACCTTCGGTACCGCTGTCTGTCAGTGGGCAATATCGCCAGGAGAGAGGGCAATGA
- a CDS encoding TIGR03747 family integrating conjugative element membrane protein encodes MAEQPQSSPQRQEPPKKPGLFQTLLWVWPLKVIGILLVSLLVSLLIEYIGMLFFWTNEGAEHSRQVMLTESGYLAEGFTQSLLMSEPVTLISGMVHQSYQWIFVDSGFISWLHQAKQMKPQDGAAQMFNWFGSWLALALWEYLQATVYVTVIFAIRVGILVLSIPLFIMVAVTGIVDGLVRRDLRRYGAGYESSFIYHHAKRFVKPAMYGPCMLYLSWPTAVWPNLLLLPAAVLLGIVLSIVTGAFKKYL; translated from the coding sequence ATGGCAGAGCAGCCCCAGTCATCTCCACAGCGTCAGGAGCCGCCTAAAAAGCCGGGTTTGTTTCAAACGCTATTATGGGTTTGGCCACTGAAAGTGATTGGCATTCTGCTGGTTTCTTTGTTGGTTAGTTTGCTTATTGAATATATCGGCATGCTGTTTTTTTGGACCAATGAAGGCGCAGAACACAGCCGCCAGGTGATGTTGACGGAAAGTGGTTATCTGGCTGAAGGGTTTACCCAAAGCTTATTGATGTCAGAACCGGTTACTCTCATAAGCGGCATGGTTCACCAGTCCTATCAATGGATCTTTGTAGACAGCGGGTTTATCAGTTGGCTGCATCAGGCAAAACAGATGAAACCGCAGGATGGGGCGGCGCAAATGTTTAATTGGTTTGGGAGCTGGCTGGCACTTGCGCTGTGGGAATACTTACAGGCGACGGTTTATGTCACGGTCATTTTTGCGATACGGGTTGGCATTTTGGTGCTATCGATACCGCTTTTTATCATGGTTGCTGTGACAGGGATCGTTGATGGTTTGGTTCGTCGGGATTTACGGCGCTACGGTGCTGGGTACGAATCCAGTTTTATCTATCATCATGCGAAGCGGTTTGTGAAGCCTGCTATGTATGGCCCCTGCATGCTGTATTTGTCCTGGCCAACTGCGGTATGGCCTAATCTGTTGCTCTTACCCGCTGCGGTGCTATTGGGTATTGTGTTGTCGATCGTTACTGGTGCGTTTAAGAAATATCTTTAG
- the traD gene encoding type IV conjugative transfer system coupling protein TraD: protein MSDRYVMESLLRPAVELYTATTAWSATYICLTAPWAVALAPSVSWVTAAGFGVLALKRTRQGLRILRYRRNIRRLPRYVMSSKQIPVSNRYLFLGRGFQWTQKHTQRLLEARRPETECYVQPSVIYRMARDLEKKLEYSLPYLCRLTQSDTVFNPVRPLPPVGGSPIYHGVEPDESDIGYDLGERVGHSLVMGTTRVGKTRLAELLITQDIRRGDVTIVFDPKGDADLLKRMWAEARRAGRESEFHVFHLGWPDISARYNAIGRFSRISEVASRVAGQLSSEGNSAAFKEFAWRFVNIITRALVALGQRPDYSLILRYVTNIGDLYETYVENLLSTQAPNLWGAVENLLSSGMLNERDLPRNMQGQANAMKVWAIETVLGSDEGKKIWDPVLDGLRSAVRYDRTYFDKIVASLLPLLEKLTTGKTAALLAPDYTDMDDPRPIFDWQEVIRKRGIVYVGLDALSDAEVASAVGNSMFADLVSVAGYIYKFGIGGEAPQKKIPINLHCDEFNELMGEEFIPLINKGGGAGIQVTAYTQTLSDIEARIGSSAKANQVIGNFNSLIMLRVRENSTAELLTSQLPEVDVYTKTLVSGVTDITNPDQGSDFTSNVQDRVSNVRMPMITPADIINLPKGQAFALLEGGRLWKIRMPLPDSANDPFMPESISRIAEYMQQNYRTGETWWTGSTLPSDSLTGSAFEPKDEVA from the coding sequence ATGAGTGACCGCTATGTTATGGAATCATTACTGCGTCCCGCTGTTGAGTTATATACGGCGACAACGGCGTGGAGTGCGACCTATATCTGTCTGACCGCCCCTTGGGCTGTTGCTCTTGCTCCATCCGTTAGCTGGGTTACGGCTGCGGGGTTTGGCGTGCTGGCATTGAAGCGTACGAGGCAAGGGTTGCGGATCCTTCGTTACCGTCGCAATATCCGGCGACTTCCCCGTTATGTGATGAGTAGCAAACAGATCCCCGTGAGTAACCGTTATCTGTTTCTCGGAAGGGGATTTCAGTGGACGCAAAAGCACACCCAGCGATTACTGGAGGCGCGCCGGCCAGAGACAGAGTGCTATGTTCAGCCATCAGTGATTTATCGTATGGCCCGTGACCTGGAGAAAAAGCTGGAGTACAGCCTGCCATATCTCTGCCGGCTTACTCAATCCGACACCGTCTTTAATCCCGTCAGACCGTTACCTCCCGTAGGGGGAAGCCCCATCTATCACGGTGTTGAACCTGATGAATCCGATATTGGTTATGATCTGGGGGAACGTGTAGGGCACTCGTTAGTCATGGGAACAACACGTGTTGGTAAAACACGCCTGGCAGAATTATTGATCACGCAGGATATCCGGCGTGGCGATGTCACCATCGTATTTGACCCCAAAGGAGATGCTGACCTGCTGAAACGGATGTGGGCGGAAGCGCGGAGAGCTGGAAGGGAAAGTGAGTTTCATGTTTTCCATCTTGGTTGGCCAGATATCAGCGCACGTTATAACGCGATCGGGCGTTTTAGCCGTATCTCTGAAGTGGCTTCGCGTGTTGCCGGACAGCTTTCAAGTGAAGGTAATTCTGCCGCTTTTAAGGAATTTGCCTGGCGATTCGTCAATATCATTACACGAGCGCTGGTTGCCCTGGGCCAACGGCCTGATTACAGCCTGATACTCCGTTATGTCACCAATATAGGCGACCTCTACGAAACCTATGTTGAAAATCTGTTAAGTACCCAAGCTCCAAATCTGTGGGGTGCGGTAGAAAACTTACTTAGCTCAGGCATGCTCAATGAACGCGATCTTCCCCGGAATATGCAGGGGCAAGCGAATGCGATGAAAGTGTGGGCCATAGAGACCGTTCTTGGCAGTGATGAGGGTAAAAAAATATGGGATCCGGTACTGGATGGATTGCGGTCAGCAGTACGTTATGACCGGACCTACTTCGATAAAATAGTGGCGTCGCTATTGCCCTTGCTGGAAAAACTGACGACGGGAAAAACAGCAGCGTTGTTGGCACCTGATTACACCGATATGGATGATCCTCGCCCCATCTTTGACTGGCAGGAAGTCATTCGAAAAAGAGGGATTGTGTATGTCGGACTCGATGCGCTGTCGGATGCTGAGGTCGCATCAGCGGTAGGCAATAGTATGTTTGCCGATCTTGTGTCTGTGGCGGGTTATATCTACAAGTTTGGTATCGGCGGTGAAGCTCCACAGAAAAAAATCCCCATTAACCTCCACTGCGATGAGTTTAACGAACTGATGGGTGAGGAGTTTATACCGCTCATTAACAAAGGCGGCGGCGCAGGGATTCAGGTAACTGCCTATACACAGACCTTGTCGGATATTGAAGCCAGGATTGGCAGTAGTGCCAAGGCCAACCAGGTGATTGGTAACTTCAACTCGTTAATCATGCTACGGGTTAGAGAAAATAGTACAGCGGAGTTGCTGACCAGCCAGCTTCCTGAAGTGGATGTCTATACCAAGACGCTGGTTTCCGGCGTAACGGATATTACTAATCCTGACCAGGGTTCTGACTTTACCAGTAATGTTCAGGATCGTGTCAGTAATGTCAGGATGCCAATGATTACCCCAGCTGACATTATCAACCTGCCGAAAGGGCAGGCGTTTGCATTGCTTGAAGGGGGGCGGTTGTGGAAAATCCGTATGCCATTACCTGATAGCGCAAATGACCCGTTTATGCCGGAGAGTATCAGCCGCATTGCCGAGTACATGCAGCAGAATTACCGCACCGGCGAAACCTGGTGGACGGGGAGTACATTGCCTTCTGATAGCCTCACAGGATCTGCCTTTGAGCCAAAAGATGAGGTGGCGTAA
- a CDS encoding integrating conjugative element protein, whose amino-acid sequence MNTLRPFLLFTLSIIFPGIFLLPSFASAELTVVADLGGESTEPYFEAINAQTDPNFSGSIPPQELSSPATGPGLTIASVLPVTTPELTPGKVSPRALRLTGMPPIFIIGDDPLSRDWVVKRAGELQRLKATGFVVSVSTEASLRELQVLLPENDIAPVSGSDLAKRLQLSHYPVLITETGLSQ is encoded by the coding sequence ATGAATACGTTACGCCCTTTCTTATTATTCACATTGTCGATTATTTTCCCTGGTATTTTTTTATTGCCATCTTTCGCTTCAGCGGAACTTACTGTTGTAGCCGATCTTGGTGGGGAATCTACTGAACCGTATTTTGAAGCGATTAACGCACAAACGGATCCGAATTTTTCCGGCTCCATACCGCCTCAAGAATTATCCTCTCCTGCCACAGGTCCAGGTCTGACAATAGCCTCCGTTCTTCCCGTCACTACACCTGAACTTACTCCAGGTAAGGTTTCACCAAGAGCGTTAAGACTCACTGGTATGCCGCCAATTTTCATTATTGGTGATGATCCTCTGTCTCGGGATTGGGTCGTGAAACGAGCAGGGGAGCTGCAGCGTCTGAAGGCCACTGGGTTTGTGGTCAGTGTTTCTACAGAAGCGTCTCTGCGTGAGCTGCAGGTTTTATTGCCTGAAAATGATATTGCCCCCGTATCAGGAAGTGACCTGGCGAAGCGTTTACAGCTATCCCACTACCCCGTACTGATAACTGAAACCGGATTGTCACAATAA
- a CDS encoding lytic transglycosylase domain-containing protein: MANRSILISMLIVLGIMHSGIVSAQKRPVALQQIPAAYRQIAKDARVPAESLYSLALTESSRRLPYGERPWPWSINVAGKTYRYETRELAWQALRQFIRQTPLKNIDVGIAQVNLGWNGHRFRSFYDAFEPFTNLRVAARILRECYDAKPGSWLRAAGCYHRPAGGLPAERYMAIVRQKLKLISPVQEPLESSPPILLASSEAIIPSYQLTWIEPE, translated from the coding sequence ATGGCAAATCGCAGCATTTTAATCAGTATGCTCATCGTACTTGGGATAATGCATAGCGGTATTGTTAGCGCACAAAAACGTCCTGTTGCCTTGCAACAAATCCCAGCGGCATACCGACAAATTGCTAAAGATGCGCGTGTGCCAGCTGAGTCACTTTATTCACTTGCACTAACGGAAAGCTCTCGTCGATTGCCTTACGGTGAGCGGCCATGGCCGTGGTCGATCAATGTTGCCGGAAAAACGTATCGGTATGAGACACGCGAATTGGCATGGCAGGCATTGCGCCAGTTTATTCGCCAGACACCGCTAAAGAACATTGATGTTGGGATCGCTCAGGTTAATTTGGGCTGGAATGGACATCGTTTTCGTTCTTTTTATGACGCATTTGAGCCGTTTACTAATTTACGTGTTGCTGCCCGAATCTTACGTGAGTGTTATGACGCAAAACCTGGTAGTTGGTTACGTGCCGCAGGGTGTTATCACCGTCCTGCCGGCGGCCTGCCAGCTGAAAGATATATGGCGATTGTGCGCCAAAAGCTGAAGCTTATTTCTCCAGTTCAGGAACCATTGGAGTCATCACCGCCCATCCTGCTTGCATCTTCCGAAGCAATTATTCCCAGCTACCAATTAACATGGATAGAGCCAGAATGA
- a CDS encoding TIGR03759 family integrating conjugative element protein: MKKCSIAILSLFFVYSLSHAALPGPVQQKELQQRDIQIKETEQEAQRWGLSHSEWEKYQQLKQGKRGIQSPGLDPLTTLGIESDSSAERRRMAELWVKEEYQRTEKELAFQREVNAAWNRLYPNALSVNMGNAAGIAHDTDGRLALFVRDNCTRCDTRLAAVLADNREVDIYLVGSDGKDETVRQWAVSHSIPVERVRNRQITLNHDQGLWARYGQGQMPVILQQGENGWQIAAF, encoded by the coding sequence ATGAAAAAATGTAGCATTGCTATTTTGAGTTTATTTTTTGTTTATTCCCTTTCTCATGCGGCTCTTCCAGGGCCAGTGCAACAAAAAGAACTGCAACAGCGTGATATTCAGATCAAAGAAACTGAGCAGGAAGCACAGCGGTGGGGGCTGAGCCATTCTGAATGGGAAAAATACCAACAACTCAAGCAAGGTAAGCGTGGAATACAATCCCCAGGCTTGGATCCGCTGACGACCCTAGGGATCGAAAGTGATAGTTCAGCGGAACGACGTCGTATGGCTGAGCTTTGGGTTAAAGAAGAGTATCAACGTACGGAAAAAGAACTGGCTTTTCAGCGTGAAGTGAATGCTGCCTGGAACCGCCTGTACCCTAATGCTCTCTCTGTAAACATGGGTAACGCTGCCGGCATCGCTCATGATACTGATGGTCGGCTGGCATTATTTGTTCGCGATAACTGTACCCGTTGCGATACCCGATTAGCGGCTGTTCTGGCTGATAACCGAGAGGTAGATATTTATTTGGTTGGGAGTGACGGAAAAGACGAAACAGTCCGACAGTGGGCAGTCAGCCATAGTATTCCTGTTGAGAGAGTCAGAAACCGACAGATAACGCTCAATCATGATCAGGGATTGTGGGCGCGTTATGGTCAAGGTCAAATGCCAGTCATCCTGCAACAAGGGGAAAATGGATGGCAAATCGCAGCATTTTAA